One stretch of Corynebacterium imitans DNA includes these proteins:
- a CDS encoding RNA polymerase-binding protein RbpA translates to MADRVLRGSRMGAVSYETDRDHDLAPRQMAKYRTPDGSVFEVPFADDAEIPEEWMCKNGQLGTLMEGEGVESKPTKPPRTHWDMLRERRSLEELDVLLEERLEHLRKRRRAAARLAKEQQENS, encoded by the coding sequence ATGGCTGATCGCGTGCTCCGAGGAAGCCGTATGGGTGCCGTAAGCTACGAGACTGACCGGGACCACGACCTGGCCCCGCGCCAGATGGCAAAGTACCGGACCCCGGACGGGTCGGTCTTCGAGGTCCCTTTCGCCGACGACGCGGAAATCCCCGAAGAGTGGATGTGCAAGAACGGCCAGCTCGGCACCCTCATGGAGGGCGAGGGCGTAGAGTCCAAGCCGACGAAGCCGCCGCGCACCCACTGGGACATGCTGCGTGAGCGCCGCAGCCTTGAGGAGCTCGACGTGCTGCTGGAGGAGCGCCTGGAGCACCTGCGCAAGCGTCGTCGCGCCGCAGCCCGCCTGGCCAAGGAACAGCAGGAAAACTCCTAG
- a CDS encoding polyprenol monophosphomannose synthase: MANSTLVIIPTYNELENLPLITDRVLKANPNVDLLIVDDNSPDGTGEKADELAAAHPEINVLHRTGKEGLLAAYRAGFRWGLEKDYEVLCQMDADGSHAPEELERLLGAIDDGADLVIGSRYVEGGEVKNWPQNRYLLSKLGNQYISVALGSDIADMTAGYRAFRREVLEAIDLDALSNKGYIFQVDLAHKVIDAGFDVREVPITFEDRTLGESKLDASFAGASLAEVSKWGAEKRSWQASEMAKEAGKLLQYEYNNSKLSRVGAKIDQAPEELANMIAEGFKLAKYELNNTSLPKLPAKLADAASQANEMVREGIGLARYELRRLRR; encoded by the coding sequence ATGGCGAACTCGACGTTGGTCATCATCCCTACCTACAACGAGCTGGAGAACCTTCCGCTGATCACGGATCGGGTGCTCAAGGCAAACCCGAATGTTGACCTGTTGATCGTGGACGATAATTCGCCCGACGGCACCGGCGAGAAAGCTGACGAGCTCGCCGCCGCGCACCCGGAGATCAACGTGCTCCACCGCACCGGCAAGGAGGGCCTGCTCGCGGCCTACCGCGCCGGCTTCCGCTGGGGCCTGGAGAAGGACTACGAGGTGCTGTGCCAGATGGATGCGGACGGCTCCCACGCGCCCGAGGAGCTGGAGCGTCTGCTCGGGGCGATTGACGACGGCGCAGACCTGGTCATCGGCTCCCGCTACGTCGAAGGCGGCGAGGTGAAGAACTGGCCGCAGAACCGCTACCTGCTGTCCAAGCTGGGCAACCAGTACATCTCGGTGGCGCTCGGCAGCGACATTGCCGATATGACCGCCGGCTACCGTGCTTTCCGCCGCGAGGTGCTCGAGGCAATCGACTTGGACGCGCTGTCGAATAAGGGCTACATCTTCCAGGTGGACCTGGCACACAAGGTCATCGACGCGGGCTTCGACGTCCGCGAGGTCCCGATCACCTTCGAGGACCGCACGCTGGGCGAGTCTAAGCTCGACGCGAGCTTCGCCGGTGCCTCGCTCGCAGAGGTCAGCAAGTGGGGCGCCGAGAAGCGCAGCTGGCAGGCGTCGGAAATGGCGAAGGAGGCGGGCAAGCTCCTCCAGTACGAGTACAACAACTCGAAGCTTTCCCGCGTCGGTGCCAAAATCGATCAGGCACCGGAAGAACTCGCAAACATGATCGCGGAAGGCTTCAAGCTGGCCAAGTACGAGCTGAACAACACGTCGCTTCCCAAGCTTCCCGCCAAGCTTGCCGACGCGGCGAGCCAGGCGAATGAGATGGTGCGCGAGGGAATTGGCCTCGCCCGCTACGAGCTGCGCAGGTTGCGTCGCTAA